The Fusarium falciforme chromosome 8, complete sequence region CAATGATGCTTGATGTCCAGTCGATCTCGCTGTCCCCTCGTCGGGACGGCATGGGCACGCTACAGTCCTCATCGTGTATGGCCGGTGGACGCCCGAGCTGGAGAGACAGCAGACGATCAAGGACATAGATTGAGTACCATATTCTTCGTCGTCTCTCAAGCTCGACAGGTCCACGAGGTTTTGAAATCTTGGACTCAACATGCAGCCCAATACTCTGGGCTATGCGGACTGCTTGACCCAATGCAATCCAGCAACTGCAGCTGTTAGACATGTCTGATAGCCGGGAAAGAACTTACCTGTCTGTCTTACAAATCGCAAGGAAATAGAAGCACTGCACAAGCAGCAATGTGACTTGATTGATAGAATGATGCTTCCCAGAGTGAATGACAGCACATCGAAAGTAGTGTTCGTGGCTTGTGCTTGAGTCCCGGCCTGGGAACGAGTTGTAATATGACCCAATTGCACAAATAACGTCTAAAAGGTTAGTAGGTTGCAGGATATGCGGATGGATACTCACATAGAATAGCCAGGTCTGTAGAATTGTGATGCGTCTCACTCAGGGGCCCCTGAAACCCACCCCACGTCTCCATAAACAGAGACTTGGGAATAAAAGGATACGCCAGATGAATCGTCTCAAAGTAAACCTCACATAGTCTTCTCGCCTCATCTGGTTCTGGCAGAGCAGTCGGTCTACTCTTGCCAACTGATACATCACCCTCCTGCTCGTAACTGTCAAAGTCTTGCTCGACGCCTGGGCTTGTCTGCAAGAAACGCTTGACCAAGTTAAAGAAATGAACATCGCTCACTTCTCCAAGATACCGATGCTGGTTGGGATCTGAGAGTTGAGTGGAGGGGCCGGCATCGGTGTCTTGCGTGAATCCATCTAGAGCTCGTCTTGCTCGTTCTTTTACCTCTTGGAACTCTTTGACATGGCATTCTTTCTGGGGGGAATCAGAAAGAAGCCTATCAACAAGTCCCTCGTAGTGATCGATGGTATCTCGAAGCTCTTCAACGTCGAGGTTCAGAGCATCGCGTTTTTCTATACCGGGACTTGGGTTCCAGGACCTGCCCTTGGCATAGGAACATGTGAATCCATAGCCCAGACACCGGCCACATTCGGGTCGCTTTCCGTCGCACTAAAAGGTCAGCTACAGTTTGGACTGCTTGTGTTAGACTCACCTTGGATTTCATCGCCCGGCACGTTTGGCAAGCCTGTGCCACGCGTCTTCGCTTGAAAACGAGTCCATCTCCCGAGATACCCGCCATGTTGTTTGCTAGAATGATGAACAAAGATGGAGAAACGATGGAGACAGGGGTTTAGAAGTTGATATTGACAAACAAAGTTGTGACGTATCTCCACTCCCGCATCCGAGTTATCCGGGAGATCCGGGTTACCCGCTGGGGCAACCAATCGGCTCCAGTGGACGGGCTGGGAGAAACCTTGCAGCAACAATAAGATTTGGTGCCGCCGCCAGTTTATTTCACATGCTCAGCCCATTGAAAAGAGAATGGCTGTGTAGAGCCTTGAAGAGCGGCTGGAACCGACAGAATGAGTTGGGAGCTTTGGTGGTGGCTTAAGCCAAGTGAGGGGATGTCTCGCCGTTTGAGTTCATCACAGGGAGCCCATGAATAGCGATTGACAAGCTTTGGTCTAGACCATCCGTGACAGTGTGAGTAAACTGAGGGTTGCTGCCGTATGAAGCTTGATTTGAGAGCCAATAGAGGGCGTCCCAAGCACATGTCAACTAAACGAAAGGATTGGGTTTATCAGAGCTTAGCAAATACGTTTCAAACGTTGATCAAACGGCTACCAAATCCCCATCATACTCCATGACCAATCAGTCAATACTGAGTCAAATCGGCTGTGAAACGTGGTCTGTGTGCTATTGTAATTGCGCGTACTGGATGTTGCTGGGTTCAAGGCGACACGTTCACTTGTTGATAATGACACATCTGGCATCTATGCCTAGCAATAGATAGTGAGCGTGATTGCATGGTCGCAGAGACCATTCTGTTTGAGAGGAGAAAGACGCAGATGGCAGACATCCAAACACAAACTGTTTATTCAACCACAAAGACAATactcaacaacctcaacaTGTTGGGCTTGGATCAATGTTGCTGTTGGTTACACAACACTCATGTCCATCTATAAAAGGAGCTCTAACCACGGGAAGTTGACAGAATTTCTCCTCTTGCTCATACGTGTTCATACAGAGTTCTGGTGATCCTGAGACAACATGGCGACTCTCGACTTCCTCAAGAAAGCCCTTTGGGAGAAAGGAACCGGGACAGCGTCTACTACTCCACGACTGTCTGACTCGCAGTACCTTCATGGCTTCAGTATCTTGGCTCGAGGATCAAACGCCTACCAAGACTTCATCATCCCTCAGCTGGCTCAGCTGGCTCCTCTTGTAAACTCAGATTCTCCCATCTCAGTCCTCGAAATCGGCCCCCGCCCCAAGAGCATCCTTGGATACCTGCCTGAGCACCTGCGAAAGAAGATTGGGAAATACTCCGCACTCGAGCCCAACCAGCTGTTCGTTAGCCAGTTGCAAGACGGGTTGAATGAATCTCTCCCCTGTCTGAGCAGCCCCCCTTCATGGCGGCGAAGCGATTTCCGACGTGGCCGAAACCGCCACTGCCTTCGGATGTCGAGGCTGGATGTTTGCCTGTGTTATCACTGCTGTATGGCCCTGTGATCAGGACGGCACCAAAaaagctcgagaagctgtGCAATGGGTTTATGATGCCGAGAAGTTATTGCCCCTGAGCGCCGGAGTGTATGGGGCTGATCTCGGACCGGACCCGAGAGACAAGACACTGGCAGCCTGGGCTTTTGGACCAAACCGGACCCGTCTTGCAAAGCTCAAACGCCGCCTGGATCCGGGCAATGTTTTGGCATATACCTGCCCTTTCCTGGAGGCACCAAAGCAGAAGCTTGTGATCCTCGTCACGGGCGAGAGCGGTTCTGGTAAAGACTACTGTGCCGACATCTGGGCCTCTGTCTTCGTCATGAGTGCAATCAGAGCTCGTGTTGTCAGCATTAGCGATGAGATCAAGCGAGAATACGCCGCTGCTACCGGTGCTGACCTGGGACGTCTCCTCTCGGACCGGGCTTACAAGGAAGAGCATCGACCAGAATTGACCGAGTTCTTCAAGGAAAAGCTAATGAAACGACCTGAGCCCCGAAAGGAACATTTCCTGAAGGCGATGAAGAACGTTGTGGATGTGGACGTGTTGATGATTACTGGGATGAGAGACGAGGCGCCACTGGTAACCTTTTCACCTTTGTTTCCAGATATCAAGCTGATTGAGATTCGTGTTCAAACCAGCCAGCGGATACGACAAGTTCGCCGAGGGTGCCAAACGCCATCTACTTCCATTCTTCCATGAAGATCTGGAACGCCTGGCCAGCATGGTGCCCACCATCCCGGATTATCCAACCCCAGTTGACTTCCGCCACGTGCTTAACATTGCCTCGAGCCCCAACGGACTGACTCTGTGTACTTCTTTGTTCAAGACTCACTTTGCAGGGGACTGGGCCAAAGTCGATGCCATAGCTTCCTGCGAAGTTGGCGGCTTTCTCTTTGCGTCGCCCTTGGCCCAGCAGCTCGATAAACCCTTGGTACCGATCCGCAAGGCCGGTAAACTGCCTCCGCAAGTTGTATTGGTCCCCAAGTTGTCATCGCACGTCTCGTCTTTGGCGGAGCGTTATTCTACAGAGCAGGGGATTGAGGTGAACCCAGATTTGATCTCCGAGGGTGTGTCAGTTGTGGTGGTTGACGATGTACTTGCCACAGGGACAACGCTTTGTGCTGTGCTCCAACTGCTGTGTAAAGCTGGAGCTCGCGTTGAGGACATCAGCGTCATGATTGTGGCCGAGTTTCCCTATCACGGTGGTCGAGGATTCTTGCAGAAGCATGATTTTGGAAGTGTCAACATCCAGAGACTTTTGGTCTTTGGCGGTGCGTAGGCGAGGAGattggtgatggagatggattGGGATTTGGAATTGGGATCTCTGCTACGGTTTTTGACCCTGGACTTGTCGTATAGAACCTTGGACTTCGTCATAGAGCCTTGCGATAAGGCACAGGAACATAGTAGCCTTCATAGTGCGGAATAAACGATTCAGCCAGAGAAGATGCCTTATCGGCGCACGTCTCAGTAGAATTCCAATGTGTGCCAACGACGGATGCTGTTCTAGCACGTTTCCATCAGCTCTTTAGGAGCCAGCCCAATGACATTGCTGCTTATCCATGCAGGAAAAGCCACTGATATCCAGACCGGACTACCTCGGTCGACGAACCAATCATTTCCAGAGCAACACACTTATCTAGGCTGTGGTCATCCCCGCACAAGCACCACCTCTAAGGGGATGTTATCCGCGCCGCCACTGAAATACTGTCCGTACAAGGTAATTATACCCTTATCTTGACATGTCTCCAGTTATAATTAGAGTGTCAAGCCTCTCCCTGTTCACGggtcaacaacaaccatgGGTCGCTACAACCTTGAATATCCCAAAGACTCCACCAATACCATTAAACGGTACAAGGTTCATGGAGTCTATGAACTTGAAAATGTCCACCGTATTGTCAATTCTTGTCCAATCCTTCACGTCTCATTCAACTCGCCGTCTCAGCCTTTCCCAGTCGTGCTGCCTATGATTGGGCAGATGGGCTCGTTTGAACGTCCCAGTGCCGATCTCAGCGATCCCCTGGACCTTTACCTTCATGGCTATGTCTCTTCACGGATCATGAATCTGTCCCAGACTACCGTTGTGGATGGACAGGAGCATCAGGGCATGCCGGTGTGCGTTGCGGCATCTCACATCGACGGCCTTGTCTTGACACTCACGAGCTATTCTCACAACTACAACTATCGCTCGGCGGTCCTTTTCGGCTATGCAAGCATTGtgaaggatgaggaagagaaagTGTACGCAATGGAACTCATTACCAACAGTGTTGTCCCTGATCGCTGGAGACACACTCGTCTACCTCCATTGCCAGCTGAGATGCAGAGCACCAACATTCTCAAGGTGCGAATCGCTTCAGCAAGCGCCAAGATTAGTGCCGGGGGTGCGACAGATGACAAGAGCGATATGAGTAATGAAGAGCTGGTCAATTCGACGTGGACGGGTGTGTTACCAATTACTCAGACATTTGGTGATCCAGTGGCGAGCCCCTacaacaaggtcaagctTCCAGAGTACATTGCCGAGTTTACAAAGGATTCAaatgatgagaagaagaagctgtctATTGATGCGGCGCAGGGAGAGCGAAGGGCACTGTAATTAAGCAATTGTTGAATTGATGTGTTTATGTCTGAATTGGGACAACCCCACAAACCGTTGACGGCACGGAAAAACTACCCCCGAACTCTTATGCCCCACGTCCTCATCGTGGCCACAGCCAGCATTCAACATCGTGATACCCCGCGACAGCTCAGTCGCAACAGACGCCATGGTTCTTCAAGATCTCGGCCGTCGCATCAATGCGGCGGTCAATAATTTGACGCGCGAGCAGAATCTCGACGAAAAGGCAGGTCTCGTGACTCCCCCTCTGTGCCCTGCTAACCTCTCAGGCCTTTGATGCCATGCTCAAGGAGATTTGCGCCGCCCTTCTCGAAGCCGATGTCAACGTGCGACTCGTTGGACAGCTCCGGAAATCGATTCGAGCCACCGTAAACTTCAAAGAACTTCCCCCCGCCGTCAACAAGAAGCGCCTCATCCAGAAAGCCGTCTTTGATGAACTCGTCAAACTCGTCGATCCCCACGCCGACTCGTTCCGAccgaagaagggcaagagcAGTGTCATCATGTTTGTTGGTCTGCAGGGTGCCGGTAAAACCACGACGTGTACAAAGCTGGCGAGGCATTACCAGTCGAGAGGCTTCAAGTCTTGCCTGGTGTGCGCCGATACCTTCCGAGCCGGTGCCTTTGATCAGCTGAAGCAGAACgctaccaaggccaagatcccATACTATGGTTCTCTCACGGAGACGGATCCTGCTGTTGTTGCGCGGGCCGGTGTGGAACAGTTCAAGAAGGATAGATTCGAGGTTATTATTGTTGATACCTCGGGTCGCCACCGTCAAGAGTCTGCTCTGTTCCAGGAGATGATTGACATTCAGAATGCCATCCAACCAGACGAGACCATCATGGTTCTTGATGCTTCTATCGGTCAGCAGGCCGAGTCGCAGGCCAAGGCTTTCAAGGAGGCTGCTGATTtcggtgccatcatcatTACAAAGACGGACGGTCACGCACACGGTGGTGGTGCCATCTCTGCGGTCGCAGCGACACACACTCCAATTGTCTTCATCGGTACTGGCGAGCACATGCTGGATCTCGAGCGATTTGCTCCTCAGCAGTTTGTGCAGAAGCTACTGGGCATGGGCGATATGGCCGGTCTGATGGAACACGTCCAGAGCCTGAACCTCAACCAAAAAGACACCATCAAGCACATCCAAGAGGGTATCTTTACGGTACGCGATCTCCGAGACCAACTATCCAACATTATGAAGATGGGACCTCTATCCAAGATGGCTGGCATGATTCCTGGCATGAGCAACATGATGCAGGGcatggacgacgaggagggaggcgccaagctcaagcgcATGATCTACATTTGCGACTCGATGACGGACAAGGAGCTTGACTCTGACGGCAAGATCCTCATCGATCAACCGACTCGAATGACACGAATTGCGCGAGGTTCAGGAACATCAGTACGCGAGGTTGAGGATCTCCTTACTCAACAGCGCATGATGGCTGgcatggccaagaagatgggtGGAAACATGAAGAACATGCAGAGGGCACAGCAGGCTATGGGAGGTGGTAACAAGGCACAACAGCTAGCCGCGATGCAGAAGCGACTGCAGAGCATGGGCGGCGCTGGAGGTGCCGGAGGTATGCCCGACATGGGTAGTTTGATGAGGATGCTGGGAGGCGGAGCAGGTGGAGGTATGCCTGGAGGCATGGACATGCAGGCTATGATGCGACAGATGGGTATGGGCGGCGGCATGCCTGGTATgcccggaggaggaggccgtgGTAGGCGATGAATACAATGATGATCGACGGCGTTTACTGCATGGACTGGCGTTGGGGAGATGCCGGCGTGGCTTAGATACCGCGAATACACGGTCGTTCACGTCTTGAAGCACAGTCATGTTCATCTCAGCCCTGTCAGCCGTCTCCATATTTTGTTGATTGGCGAGCAGCCCAATCACAACCCCTGCCTTGCTCACCCTGCGATGGTGATGTTACCCACTTACAGTAAAGCATTGCTGACAGCAATGGATGGACTGTAGGCCATGCGTGTATATAAAGCAAGTTTTGTCTGGTTCATGTCAATCAACTCATCATCTCTTGTCTTctgtctttgtctttgtcttGTCCTTCAGCATGAAGCTTACCTCTGCCCTCGTTGCTGGCCTAGCCACGGCTTCAGCTGAACCTCTCACAAAGGTTGCTCGATCTGCAAAGCCCATCAAAGTGAAGCTCAACAATTGGTGGGACGGTACCGACTACCAGTGGTACGGCAAGATCTCTGTCGGCACTCCTGGGCAAGAATTGTAAGTCTGCCAGACGTGTAATTGTTCCCTACTAACAGGTTAGCAACCTCCTCTTCGATACCGGCTCTACAGACCTCGTCCTGCCCAAGAAAGGATGCACATCCTGCAGCAACTACACCACCTATGACCCTTCAAAGTCATCCACGTACTCTAAAGAGCCCAACTACCAGTACGAGGCTAGCTATGGTACTGCTGGCAACGCCGAGCCCCTGGCCAAACCTGTCACCATGCAAGGTCGAATCGTCACGGACGTGGTCACCATTGGCGACGCCACAGCCGAGAACCAAACCTTTTTCCTCAGTGACGAGTATCCCAAAGAGCTTGGCGAGAACCCTCTGGGCCCCAACATCGATGGCATCTTTGGTCTCGGCCCCCCAGGAGCATCTGTGTTTAACCACGAGTTTAACAAGACCTTTACGACTTCGTTTTGGAACCTCGTCAAGTCGGGACAACTTCCGCCAGTATTTTCACTGTTTCTCAACTCTGGCCGTGATTCTGCCTCTGGTGAAGCCACACTTGGCGGCATCGACTCTTCCAAGTATGAAGGAGAGTTGATCAAGGTCCCATTCAACGCTACTGTTACAGCAATGGTCGGAGAGTGGTTCATCGATAACCCTACCTTTTATATTGACAAGAAATCCGTCAAGAACTCTGCCACAGGCAAACCATTCACGCAGGCTGTGTCTCTTCTCGACACTGGTACCGCGTTCATCATGGCACCAGATCACCAAACTGCCAAGGATATGTATGCTGGAATCAGCCCTGagatcaagctcctcgacaagcttgGCGTCTGGGGAGCTCCTTGCAATGtgatggagaagctcaagccaGAATTGACCTTTACTGTTGGATCTGGCGACAAACTGGTCAACCTCACCATGCCCGCGGATGCCTTCAACTTGGGAGAACATCCCGATCACCCCGGAAAGTGTCAGGGTGTCATCCTTCACTCTCCCGAGCCTATCAGTGAGCTTGCAACCGTGTGGGTGATTGGAAGTCCTGTTCTGAAGGGCTACTACACTGTCTGGGATGGTCAGAACCTGGAGCTTGGAGTGGGAATTCTGAAGGAATCTACTGGCAATGCTACAGAGACTAGCTCTCCGGCAAGCACACCCACCTCTGAGGCTGGAGTTTTGGAACCTTACTGGGGGCTTTTTGCGGTCTTGGCCGGGGTATTCTTTATCTAGACATTGACAACTATCTTCTATTCTACCTATACtgtattatatagctatgcACTACTCTAAATTATTACCCCTTCTTAGAGCAGAATCTTTAGCCACCCACAACGCAAATAACTTCTCCGTCCCCGGTAGCTGTCGCTTAGCATTACCCCTGTTGGAGAATCGACTGTCAGCTCCAGCCCTCACAGAAAAGTCAACTCACCGTCAGCATTCAACTCTTGCATGTGCCCAAGATGGGATACAAACATCTCCCACTCCAGCCGAGATGCGGTGCTTGCGGAGACGCTGTATTTGAGGGTGAAAGAGTTGTTACGTGTACTTCCGCCACTGACCTGTTCTTTGTGCTAACAGCGGTAGTATATGGAAACGATGATTCCATATATTCCCATAGCTCCAGACGATCAAGTAACCGTCCTGGGGTGCCGGTTGACTGATAGGGGCTTCAACATGCTCGTAAGTAATAGTATCGTCGAATAAAACAGCTTATTGACCTCATAGGCTCGCCTGGACCTTGCTGGCGAAATCATGATAGGGCAACTAGGAAAACGAGTTAAACAAGATAGCCTGCTAGGGTATGGAACTCTCCTCACAATGATTTTCGGAGAGCCTGCGGGATAGTAGCTAGTTCTAGTCCTTGGGGCTCGTCATGGCACCTTAGGGAGAGACGAGTTCGCCGCGACATTTTCGATGCAGGACTTCAACCCTGAGGTGGTCGATGGTTACTTTTCATGGGCTCCCCTGGACGGAATTCAGTCCATCCACGGATTCTACGACAAGGACACAGGACTTTGCCGAGGCCTCATTTTCCAGTACGAGAGTGGCGGGCTTCGTGCCGTTGGAGAGTGCCGCAAACACGTTGATGAGAGCGTGCTTGTGGTCAAACCATCCATGCTCTGCTTTCGGCCCACGCCAAACTTGGCCTCCGAGAGGGCACCAAATGAAATTAGTGTGCGTGTAGAGCTTGGGAATGATACAGAACATGAACACGCAGCGGAAGGATGGGAGTGTCTGCGTCTTGGATATGGTGTCCTCACATTTTCCTTTACGGATGATTCGTCCTCAATCTCTCACCGAAGCCATTTGACTTGAGACCTTTTCTGTCATGTTATTTACCTAGAAGAACTTGTTGGGTAGTCTATTGTGGAATAATGACAAATAATGGAATAGGGGTAGCGAATGGCCATGTTAGTATTCATTGACGCATCTCCCCAGATTCCCTGACTGGCCTGGGGTAGCGGGTCCAAAGTTTGACCTTCCAGAAGGAATCAACGGCATTAATAATGAAAACCACGTATCGAGCTGCTACTGGGTGAAACTCCGCAAATGGCGCGACGTGCGGAGCGTGACTCATAAGATCGGAGCTCATCCGTGAGATTTCGGATGTTTGGCCCGAGATTTCGGGCCCTTTTATATTCTGTATGATGCAGACATTCACACTCATCATACTAAAAATGGCTTCTCAAATGGATCATCCCGTTGTCGACCTTCTCAAGTCGCTTATGTCAATTGTCAGCACTAGCGAGCTGGAACTCGATATTGGTCTCTTTTTGGAACAGCACCTCCAAGCCCTTGGATACACGGTTGAGCGTATTCCTATTGCACCTGGATCTGATCGTCACAATGTCTACGCTTATATCGGTTCCTCACGCAAGACACGCATTCTCGTCACAGCACACATGGACACGGTTCCACCGCATATTCCGCTAACCATTGACGGTGACATTATCCGCGGAAGGGGATCTTCTGATGATCTAGGCCCACTGGCAGCTCAAATTGTCGCTGTGGAAGAGCTGAGAAAGGAAGGAAAGCTTAAAGAAGGAGACGTCGGGCTATTGTTCGTGGTTGGCGAGGAGAATGGCGGCCATGGAATGATTGCTGCCAATGACATGGGTCTAACCTGGGAATCTGGCATCTTTGCTGAACCAACAGAGAGTAAACTTGCCAAAGGACACAAGGGACAAGTGGCCTTTGAAGTTATTGCCAAGGGCTTTGCCTGGTAAGTCATCTGAAGCTTCGTTGAACATCCAACTAATGAACAGTCACTCTGGATACCCTCATCTTGGAAAGAGCGCAACTTCTGCTCTTCTAGCTGTGCTCAACGATCTCTCTGCAGCAACCTGGCCAGAATCTGACCTCCTTGGCCCCTCCACCTTTAATATTGGAACCCTGGAAGGAGGTGAGAAGCACAATATCGTCGCCCCATCAGCCAAAGCTCTCTGCGAAGTCCGCATGGTCAAGGACCTGCCTGgtatcaaggtcaaggttgcAGAAATTGTCTCCAAGCACCCAGACATTGAGCTCAAATGGGTCTTTGAATACCCCGAGGCTCTCTTAGACTGGGAGATTGACGGCTTCGAAGCTGCCCCAGTGGCGTTTGGAACTGACGTGCCTCGACTAAGGGACGAGTTTTGTGACAAGAGAGTCTTGTATGGACCAGGATCTATCCTGGTAGCACATGGACCGGACGAGTTTATTCGTGTGCCAGAGCTGGTTGAGAGCATATCTGGATACAAGAAGTTGGTCCTTCACTTCCTCCAGTGAGGCTTATGGCTGTCGAACGATGGATCGCGAAATTGTTGGAGCCCCTAAACTCAAGTTGTATAATTATCGAGGCTCTTTGTGTAGATGGCGCCAAATAACCGGAAATCTCAAGCTATCTGCAGCGCATTCTCAGCGCCTCTTCTGATCATACCGCAGTACAGCCTGACACAAAACCTCGGCTCCAATAGCACATTCCTCTGGAGTAGAGTACTCTTCCGGGTTATGACTGACACCTCCCTTGCAGGGGATAAAGATCATGGTGGTAGGACAGTGCTTGCTCGTATGAACGCTGTCGTGACCAGCACCGCTCGAAATGTCAATCATGCCATCCTTAGTTCCGAGAACAGACTCGGCAGACTCTCGAACCGCCTGGATGCAGTCTGGGTGGAACTTGGTAGCCGTAGAAATGGTATCAGTCTGCCAGGTCAAGGACAGGGGCAAGCTTGGAGTTGAACCGGCGAGAAGTCCATCAACATCGATGCCCTGAGCGAGGAGGTCAAAGTCTCGCTTCATCTCCTTTTCAACTAGTTCCACAGTCTCATCAGCGGGCGCTCTGATATCCATGGTGAAGCTGACATGTCCGGGGATCGTGTTGGTACTGCCAGGGGTAAGGTTGAGGATA contains the following coding sequences:
- a CDS encoding Zn(2)-C6 fungal-type domain-containing protein; amino-acid sequence: MAGISGDGLVFKRRRVAQACQTCRAMKSKCDGKRPECGRCLGYGFTCSYAKGRSWNPSPGIEKRDALNLDVEELRDTIDHYEGLVDRLLSDSPQKECHVKEFQEVKERARRALDGFTQDTDAGPSTQLSDPNQHRYLGEVSDVHFFNLVKRFLQTSPGVEQDFDSYEQEGDVSVGKSRPTALPEPDEARRLCEVYFETIHLAYPFIPKSLFMETWGGFQGPLSETHHNSTDLAILYVICAIGSYYNSFPGRDSSTSHEHYFRCAVIHSGKHHSINQVTLLLVQCFYFLAICKTDSCWIALGQAVRIAQSIGLHVESKISKPRGPVELERRRRIWYSIYVLDRLLSLQLGRPPAIHDEDCSVPMPSRRGDSEIDWTSSIIEPVEGPSTGDYFVAVIEFSRIVGRVLSDIYGPAHERPTAEMMICTQVLDRQLVEWKMNLPRKLRFDLGHAFDPSVAFRRQRNMLAIKYHHLRALIHRPYLCYPLLRQLDDSSVALDWPLLTLFEKTCASEARETARLLHHVSDEKDLVHEFPWWQMISCLICAGSILLVSSIFVQPPIDDHSVFDSEGLRDDAETCLKMFEALSVNSKSARVARDMIKGLKQCGFEWKKHSKQLQPEITQTLQSNAIQMPTQMPALEYVSLEGDLTLEQTPTPQNWPAEIIDSMAWSSQFFGATQGEGA
- a CDS encoding Phosphomevalonate kinase, which translates into the protein MATLDFLKKALWEKGTGTASTTPRLSDSQYLHGFSILARGSNAYQDFIIPQLAQLAPLVNSDSPISVLEIGPRPKSILGYLPEHLRKKIGKYSALEPNQLFDGTKKAREAVQWVYDAEKLLPLSAGVYGADLGPDPRDKTLAAWAFGPNRTRLAKLKRRLDPGNVLAYTCPFLEAPKQKLVILVTGESGSGKDYCADIWASVFVMSAIRARVVSISDEIKREYAAATGADLGRLLSDRAYKEEHRPELTEFFKEKLMKRPEPRKEHFLKAMKNVVDVDVLMITGMRDEAPLFAEGAKRHLLPFFHEDLERLASMVPTIPDYPTPVDFRHVLNIASSPNGLTLCTSLFKTHFAGDWAKVDAIASCEVGGFLFASPLAQQLDKPLVPIRKAGKLPPQVVLVPKLSSHVSSLAERYSTEQGIEVNPDLISEGVSVVVVDDVLATGTTLCAVLQLLCKAGARVEDISVMIVAEFPYHGGRGFLQKHDFGSVNIQRLLVFGGA
- a CDS encoding Signal recognition particle 54 kDa protein; protein product: MVLQDLGRRINAAVNNLTREQNLDEKAFDAMLKEICAALLEADVNVRLVGQLRKSIRATVNFKELPPAVNKKRLIQKAVFDELVKLVDPHADSFRPKKGKSSVIMFVGLQGAGKTTTCTKLARHYQSRGFKSCLVCADTFRAGAFDQLKQNATKAKIPYYGSLTETDPAVVARAGVEQFKKDRFEVIIVDTSGRHRQESALFQEMIDIQNAIQPDETIMVLDASIGQQAESQAKAFKEAADFGAIIITKTDGHAHGGGAISAVAATHTPIVFIGTGEHMLDLERFAPQQFVQKLLGMGDMAGLMEHVQSLNLNQKDTIKHIQEGIFTVRDLRDQLSNIMKMGPLSKMAGMIPGMSNMMQGMDDEEGGAKLKRMIYICDSMTDKELDSDGKILIDQPTRMTRIARGSGTSVREVEDLLTQQRMMAGMAKKMGGNMKNMQRAQQAMGGGNKAQQLAAMQKRLQSMGGAGGAGGMPDMGSLMRMLGGGAGGGMPGGMDMQAMMRQMGMGGGMPGMPGGGGRGRR
- a CDS encoding Peptidase A1 domain-containing protein produces the protein MKLTSALVAGLATASAEPLTKVARSAKPIKVKLNNWWDGTDYQWYGKISVGTPGQEFNLLFDTGSTDLVLPKKGCTSCSNYTTYDPSKSSTYSKEPNYQYEASYGTAGNAEPLAKPVTMQGRIVTDVVTIGDATAENQTFFLSDEYPKELGENPLGPNIDGIFGLGPPGASVFNHEFNKTFTTSFWNLVKSGQLPPVFSLFLNSGRDSASGEATLGGIDSSKYEGELIKVPFNATVTAMVGEWFIDNPTFYIDKKSVKNSATGKPFTQAVSLLDTGTAFIMAPDHQTAKDMYAGISPEIKLLDKLGVWGAPCNVMEKLKPELTFTVGSGDKLVNLTMPADAFNLGEHPDHPGKCQGVILHSPEPISELATVWVIGSPVLKGYYTVWDGQNLELGVGILKESTGNATETSSPASTPTSEAGVLEPYWGLFAVLAGVFFI